The Mycolicibacterium flavescens genome has a segment encoding these proteins:
- the pepO gene encoding endothelin-converting enzyme — MTVEAIRSGIDLSYVDADARPQDDLFGHVNGRWLTEYEMPGDRATDGAFRLLYDRAEEHVRDLITEAAASNAETGTDQQRIGDLYASFMDEQAVAARGVQPLLEELAAIDAADSPEALARVLGALQRTGIGGGTGVYVDTDSKDSTRYLLHLTQSGLGLPDESYYRDEQHAEILAAYPQHITAMFELVYGAGDHAETAARIVALETKLAAAHWDVVKRRDADLTYNLRAFADLPAEAPGFDWSGWVSGLGTDVFGDRSWPDEVVVRQPDYLAAFAAEWSGGDLENWKSWLRWRVIHARAFLLTDDLVAEDFAFYGRRLSGTEQIRDRWKRAVSVVEGLLGDAVGKLYVERHFPPHAKERMDELVDNVREAYRVSINSLDWMTPQTREKALAKLDKFTPKIGYPKKWRDYSGLVIERDDLYGNYRRGYAFEYERELRKLGGPVDRDEWFMTPQTVNAYYNPGMNEIVFPAAILQPPFFDADADDAANYGGIGAVIGHEIGHGFDDQGAKYDGDGNLVDWWTDEDRTEFGARTKKLIEQYDEYVPRQLSNGHHVNGAFTVGENIGDLGGLSIALLAYRLSLKGEPAPVLDGLTGEQRVFFGWAQVWRTKSRDAEAIRRLAIDPHSPPEFRCNGVIRNMDAFYEAFDVTEDDELYLEPEQRVHIWN, encoded by the coding sequence GTGACGGTAGAAGCAATCAGATCCGGCATCGACCTCAGCTACGTCGACGCCGACGCCCGCCCCCAAGACGATCTGTTCGGCCACGTGAACGGCCGCTGGCTGACCGAGTACGAGATGCCCGGCGACCGAGCCACCGACGGTGCATTCCGCTTGCTGTACGACCGCGCCGAGGAACACGTGCGTGATTTGATCACCGAGGCGGCGGCGTCGAACGCGGAGACGGGCACCGACCAGCAGCGCATCGGCGATCTGTACGCCAGCTTCATGGACGAGCAGGCCGTCGCCGCGCGGGGTGTGCAACCGCTGCTCGAGGAATTGGCGGCGATCGACGCTGCCGACTCCCCCGAGGCGCTGGCGCGCGTGCTCGGCGCGTTGCAGCGCACCGGAATCGGCGGCGGAACCGGCGTCTACGTCGATACCGACTCCAAGGACTCGACCCGCTACCTGCTGCACCTGACCCAGTCGGGCCTGGGCCTGCCCGACGAGTCGTACTACCGCGACGAACAGCACGCCGAAATCCTCGCCGCATATCCGCAGCACATCACGGCGATGTTCGAGTTGGTGTACGGCGCAGGCGATCACGCCGAAACCGCCGCACGGATCGTGGCGTTGGAGACCAAGCTGGCCGCCGCGCATTGGGACGTCGTCAAGCGGCGCGACGCCGACCTCACCTACAACCTGCGCGCCTTCGCCGACCTGCCGGCCGAAGCGCCGGGCTTTGACTGGTCAGGCTGGGTGTCCGGACTGGGCACCGACGTTTTCGGGGACCGCAGCTGGCCGGACGAAGTCGTTGTGCGACAGCCCGACTACCTCGCCGCGTTCGCCGCCGAGTGGTCCGGCGGGGACCTGGAAAACTGGAAAAGCTGGCTGCGCTGGCGTGTCATCCATGCCCGCGCCTTCCTGCTGACCGACGACCTCGTCGCCGAGGACTTCGCGTTCTACGGCCGCAGGCTCTCGGGCACCGAGCAGATCCGCGACCGGTGGAAGCGCGCTGTGTCGGTGGTGGAAGGCCTGCTGGGCGACGCGGTCGGAAAGCTCTACGTCGAGCGGCATTTCCCGCCGCACGCCAAGGAGCGGATGGACGAGCTCGTGGACAACGTCCGCGAGGCCTACCGCGTGAGCATCAACTCGCTGGATTGGATGACGCCGCAGACGCGGGAGAAGGCGCTGGCCAAGCTCGACAAGTTCACGCCGAAGATCGGATATCCGAAGAAGTGGCGGGACTATTCGGGCCTGGTGATCGAGCGCGACGACCTCTACGGCAATTACCGTCGCGGCTACGCGTTCGAGTATGAGCGGGAGCTACGCAAGCTCGGCGGGCCCGTCGACCGCGACGAGTGGTTCATGACGCCGCAGACCGTAAACGCCTACTACAACCCCGGCATGAACGAGATCGTCTTCCCCGCAGCGATTTTGCAGCCGCCCTTCTTCGACGCCGACGCCGACGACGCCGCCAACTACGGTGGCATCGGTGCGGTCATCGGCCACGAGATCGGGCACGGATTCGACGATCAGGGCGCCAAGTACGACGGTGACGGCAACCTGGTCGACTGGTGGACCGACGAGGACCGCACCGAGTTCGGCGCGCGCACAAAGAAGTTGATCGAGCAGTACGACGAGTACGTGCCCCGCCAGTTGAGCAACGGGCACCACGTGAACGGCGCGTTCACCGTCGGCGAGAACATCGGCGACCTCGGCGGGCTGTCGATCGCGCTGCTGGCCTACCGGCTGTCGCTGAAGGGTGAGCCCGCGCCGGTCCTCGACGGGTTGACCGGGGAGCAGCGGGTGTTCTTCGGCTGGGCTCAGGTCTGGCGGACGAAATCTCGTGACGCCGAAGCGATCCGGCGTCTCGCGATCGACCCGCACTCACCGCCGGAGTTCCGCTGCAACGGCGTCATCCGCAATATGGATGCGTTCTACGAGGCGTTCGACGTCACCGAGGACGACGAACTCTACCTGGAACCCGAACAGCGCGTACACATCTGGAACTAG
- a CDS encoding ErfK/YbiS/YcfS/YnhG family protein → MRRVKRSRLLTAIAAASVVGGMLASPSALAQPGVPPPPPPAPVDPAVAAAPPPAPVFPPPPPPPADPFAAPAPPAPPAPAAEAPPPPPPSNPFFAPPDPLAQQQPIPEGTPAGQNPTPYVGAPVFAPPSFNPTNGSIVGAAKPIYINFQRPIANRKMAEDAIHISSVPPVPGRFYWTSDTQVRWRPQDFWPAGTKVNIDASGTKSSFTVPEQLVATIDNDSLQMQIHRNGELEKTFPVSMGKKGHDTKNGTYYVLEKFADIVMDSSTYGVPVDSPEGYKLKVKDAVRIDNSGVFVHSAPWSVGSQGESNVSHGCINLSPANAKWFFDNFGSGDAVVIKNSTGIYNQPDGASDWQMF, encoded by the coding sequence ATGCGCAGGGTAAAGCGCAGTCGGCTGCTCACTGCGATAGCGGCGGCGAGCGTCGTAGGGGGGATGCTCGCGAGCCCGTCAGCGCTCGCTCAGCCGGGTGTTCCGCCGCCACCACCGCCGGCGCCGGTCGATCCGGCTGTCGCCGCGGCACCGCCACCCGCGCCGGTATTTCCGCCGCCGCCGCCCCCACCGGCGGACCCCTTCGCCGCACCAGCGCCACCGGCGCCACCGGCCCCGGCTGCCGAGGCTCCGCCGCCTCCGCCGCCGTCGAACCCGTTCTTCGCCCCGCCCGATCCGCTGGCTCAGCAGCAGCCGATTCCGGAGGGCACCCCGGCCGGACAGAATCCGACGCCGTATGTCGGCGCACCGGTGTTCGCGCCGCCGTCCTTCAACCCGACCAACGGTTCGATCGTCGGCGCCGCCAAGCCGATCTACATCAACTTCCAGCGGCCGATCGCCAACCGCAAGATGGCCGAGGACGCGATTCACATCTCGTCGGTGCCGCCCGTTCCCGGCCGGTTCTACTGGACCAGTGACACCCAGGTTCGGTGGCGTCCACAGGACTTCTGGCCCGCGGGCACGAAGGTCAACATCGACGCGTCGGGCACCAAGTCCAGCTTCACCGTGCCCGAGCAGCTCGTCGCGACCATCGACAACGACTCGCTGCAGATGCAGATCCACCGCAACGGGGAACTGGAGAAGACGTTCCCGGTGTCGATGGGCAAGAAGGGCCACGACACCAAGAACGGCACCTATTACGTGCTCGAGAAGTTCGCCGACATCGTGATGGACTCGTCGACGTACGGCGTGCCCGTGGACTCACCCGAGGGCTACAAGCTCAAGGTGAAGGACGCGGTGCGCATCGACAACAGCGGTGTCTTCGTGCACAGCGCCCCATGGTCGGTCGGTTCACAGGGAGAGAGCAACGTCAGCCACGGCTGTATCAACCTGAGCCCGGCAAACGCGAAGTGGTTCTTCGACAACTTCGGCAGCGGTGACGCCGTGGTGATCAAGAACTCGACCGGTATCTACAACCAGCCCGACGGCGCGTCCGACTGGCAGATGTTCTAA
- a CDS encoding S-adenosyl-L-methionine-dependent methyl transferase, producing the protein MIVAFSVSPTGGDDSVGDAVAEAVKVVRESGLPNETNAMFTNIEGEWDEVMDVVKRAVDAVAAAAPRVSLVLKADIRPGHTDQLTAKVRRIDEALGG; encoded by the coding sequence ATGATTGTGGCTTTCAGCGTGAGCCCGACGGGTGGCGACGACAGCGTGGGCGACGCGGTCGCCGAAGCGGTCAAGGTGGTTCGTGAGTCGGGGCTTCCGAACGAGACCAACGCGATGTTCACGAACATCGAGGGCGAGTGGGACGAGGTGATGGACGTCGTGAAGCGGGCCGTCGACGCAGTGGCCGCGGCCGCACCCCGGGTGAGCCTGGTGCTCAAGGCCGACATCCGCCCCGGCCACACCGATCAGCTGACGGCCAAGGTCAGGCGGATCGACGAGGCCCTGGGCGGCTAG
- the csoR_2 gene encoding regulated in copper repressor, whose amino-acid sequence MTAAHGYSQQKENYAKRLRRIEGQVRGIAKMIEDDKYCIDVLTQISAVNSALQSVALGLLDEHLGHCVAQAVAEGGDQADTKLAEASAAIARLVRS is encoded by the coding sequence ATGACTGCGGCGCACGGATATTCGCAACAGAAGGAAAACTACGCCAAAAGGTTGCGTCGGATCGAGGGTCAGGTTCGCGGCATCGCGAAGATGATCGAGGACGACAAGTATTGCATCGACGTGCTCACCCAGATCAGCGCCGTCAACAGCGCGCTGCAGTCGGTCGCGCTCGGCCTGCTCGACGAGCATCTCGGGCACTGCGTGGCCCAGGCGGTCGCCGAAGGCGGTGACCAGGCCGACACGAAGCTGGCCGAGGCCTCTGCAGCCATCGCGCGGCTGGTGCGCTCCTAG
- a CDS encoding putative lipoprotein has product MTSLIARLTAILIALATAMLLTSCTSSPASDGHTDHEHSDEPVISGQPAGYNADDVAFATNMIPHHEQAVELSALVPDRSTNPEVKALADQISKAQEPEIRTMQVLLVQWQENPDADTGQGGHEGHGAMPGMVDDATVAKLQTLSGPEFDTLWLESMIAHHQGAIEMARAELANGENVDAKRLAQTIVDTQQAEIDQMNQMLRG; this is encoded by the coding sequence ATGACGTCGCTGATCGCTCGCCTCACCGCCATCCTGATCGCCCTCGCCACCGCGATGTTGCTCACATCGTGCACCAGCAGCCCGGCCTCCGACGGACATACCGACCACGAGCATTCCGACGAACCGGTGATCAGCGGTCAACCGGCCGGCTATAACGCCGACGATGTCGCCTTCGCGACGAACATGATCCCGCATCACGAGCAGGCCGTGGAACTGTCGGCGCTGGTTCCGGACCGCTCCACGAATCCGGAGGTGAAGGCGTTGGCCGACCAGATCTCGAAGGCTCAGGAGCCCGAGATCCGCACCATGCAGGTGCTGCTCGTGCAGTGGCAGGAGAACCCCGACGCCGACACCGGGCAGGGCGGCCACGAGGGGCACGGCGCGATGCCGGGCATGGTCGACGACGCCACCGTGGCCAAGCTCCAGACGCTCTCGGGCCCCGAGTTCGACACCCTGTGGCTGGAGTCGATGATTGCCCACCACCAGGGTGCGATCGAGATGGCCCGCGCGGAGCTCGCCAACGGCGAGAACGTCGACGCCAAGCGGTTGGCTCAGACCATCGTCGATACGCAGCAGGCCGAGATCGACCAGATGAATCAGATGTTGAGGGGCTGA
- the ilvD gene encoding dihydroxy-acid dehydratase: MPSETPGTEARHQAEPDIKPRSRDVTDGLEKAAARGMLRAVGMGDDDWAKPQIGVGSSWNEITPCNMSLQRLAQSVKGGVHAAGGFPLEFGTISVSDGISMGHEGMHFSLVSREVIADSVETVVQAERLDGTVLLAGCDKSIPGMLMAAARLDLASVFFYNGSIMPGTAKLTDGTEKEVTIIDAFEAVGACARGLMSREDVDIIERAICPGEGACGGMYTANTMASAAEALGMSLPGSASPVAIDKRRDEFARRSGEAVVEMLRRGITARDILTKEAFENAIAVVMAFGGSTNAVLHLLAIASEANVKLTLEDFTRVGQKVPHLADVKPFGRHVMKHVDEIGGVPVVMRALLDAGLLHGDCLTVTGQTMAENLAHIAPPDPDGKVLRAMNNPIHPTGGITILHGSLAPEGAVVKSAGFDSDVFEGTARVFERERAALDALEDGTITHGDVVVIRYEGPKGGPGMREMLAITGAIKGAGLGKDVLLMTDGRFSGGTTGLCVGHIAPEAVDGGPIAFVRDGDRIRLDVANGTLDILVDPTEFDSRKAGFEPLPPRYTTGVLAKYTKLVGSAAVGAVCG; this comes from the coding sequence ATGCCCTCAGAAACTCCCGGCACCGAAGCCCGCCATCAGGCGGAGCCCGATATAAAGCCCCGCAGTCGCGACGTCACCGACGGCCTGGAGAAGGCCGCCGCCCGCGGGATGCTGCGCGCGGTCGGCATGGGCGACGACGACTGGGCCAAACCCCAGATCGGCGTCGGATCCTCGTGGAACGAGATCACGCCGTGCAACATGTCGCTGCAGCGACTCGCGCAGTCGGTCAAGGGTGGCGTGCACGCCGCCGGCGGCTTCCCGCTGGAGTTCGGCACCATCTCGGTGTCCGACGGAATCTCGATGGGCCACGAGGGCATGCATTTCTCCCTGGTGTCGCGCGAGGTGATCGCCGACAGCGTCGAGACCGTCGTGCAGGCCGAGCGCCTCGACGGCACCGTGCTGCTGGCCGGTTGCGACAAGTCGATCCCCGGCATGCTGATGGCAGCGGCGAGGTTGGATCTCGCGTCGGTGTTCTTCTACAACGGCTCGATCATGCCGGGCACGGCCAAGCTGACCGACGGGACCGAGAAGGAAGTCACGATCATCGACGCCTTCGAAGCGGTCGGGGCATGCGCGCGCGGGCTGATGTCGCGTGAGGACGTCGACATCATCGAGCGCGCCATCTGCCCGGGTGAAGGCGCCTGCGGCGGCATGTACACCGCCAACACCATGGCCTCAGCCGCCGAGGCTCTCGGAATGTCGTTGCCGGGCAGCGCCTCTCCGGTGGCCATCGACAAGCGCCGCGACGAGTTCGCCCGCCGCTCCGGTGAGGCCGTCGTCGAGATGCTGCGCCGCGGCATCACCGCCCGCGACATCCTGACCAAGGAGGCGTTCGAAAACGCGATCGCGGTGGTGATGGCGTTCGGCGGTTCGACCAACGCGGTGCTGCACCTGCTGGCGATCGCCAGCGAGGCCAACGTCAAGCTGACCCTGGAGGATTTCACCCGGGTCGGCCAGAAGGTGCCGCACCTGGCCGATGTGAAGCCGTTCGGCCGGCACGTGATGAAGCACGTCGACGAGATCGGCGGTGTGCCCGTCGTGATGCGCGCGCTGCTCGATGCCGGCCTGCTGCACGGCGATTGCCTGACGGTGACCGGTCAGACGATGGCCGAGAACCTGGCGCACATCGCTCCCCCGGACCCGGACGGCAAGGTGCTGCGGGCGATGAACAACCCGATCCACCCGACCGGCGGCATCACGATCCTCCACGGTTCGCTCGCACCGGAGGGGGCGGTGGTGAAATCGGCGGGATTCGACTCCGACGTGTTCGAGGGCACGGCAAGGGTTTTCGAGCGCGAGCGGGCGGCATTGGACGCGTTGGAAGACGGGACAATCACGCACGGCGATGTCGTCGTGATCCGGTACGAAGGCCCCAAGGGCGGGCCGGGGATGCGCGAGATGCTGGCGATCACCGGCGCGATCAAGGGCGCGGGCCTGGGCAAGGACGTGCTGCTGATGACCGACGGACGGTTCTCCGGCGGCACGACGGGCCTGTGTGTGGGCCATATCGCGCCGGAAGCCGTCGACGGTGGGCCGATCGCGTTCGTCCGCGACGGTGACCGCATCCGGCTCGACGTCGCCAACGGGACGCTCGACATCCTCGTCGATCCCACCGAGTTCGATTCCCGCAAGGCCGGTTTCGAGCCGCTGCCACCGCGCTACACCACCGGCGTGCTGGCCAAGTACACCAAGCTGGTCGGATCGGCGGCCGTCGGCGCGGTCTGCGGATAG
- a CDS encoding polyketide cyclase/dehydrase and lipid transport — MDFGFRRGMPTVELLSDAAPEAVWDVITDLDTWPKWGPTVSGAELDEGGAMHLGSQGRVFTPVGVALPFTVTEFRPGRCWAWKVAGVGATRHEVIAENGGSRIVFGVPWWATAYLPVCAIALPRIAGLAFARRTR, encoded by the coding sequence ATGGACTTCGGATTCCGACGCGGGATGCCGACGGTGGAATTACTCAGCGACGCTGCTCCCGAAGCCGTGTGGGACGTCATCACCGACCTCGACACGTGGCCGAAGTGGGGTCCGACCGTGTCGGGCGCCGAACTGGACGAGGGCGGCGCCATGCACCTCGGCTCACAAGGCAGGGTGTTCACGCCGGTCGGTGTGGCGCTGCCTTTCACCGTCACCGAATTCCGCCCCGGGCGCTGCTGGGCGTGGAAGGTCGCAGGCGTCGGCGCAACGCGCCATGAGGTGATTGCTGAAAACGGCGGATCCCGAATCGTGTTCGGGGTGCCGTGGTGGGCGACCGCGTACCTTCCTGTGTGTGCGATCGCCCTGCCGCGCATAGCCGGGCTGGCGTTCGCGCGCCGAACCCGCTGA
- a CDS encoding FAD/FMN-dependent dehydrogenase, with protein sequence MPVPSGRSFTRSDDGYETARCATVWNARTPARYPEVVVQAADVDDVVAALRYAAAHDLQVGVRSGGHSWAGNHVRDGGMLLDVSRLDDCTIDAERMTAVVGPGKGGSLLAADLEAQNLFFPAGHCKGVCVGGYLLQGGYGWNSRILGPACESVIGLDVVTADGERIHCSPDSHPEMYWAARGSGPGFFGVVTAFHLKVYARPAICGSSLYVYPIELVDEIFTWARAISADVDRRVELQIVASKSVPGAGIEQPGIVMASPVFADSEDEALQALALLDTCPVRDRAVVAVPYAPADLATWYEGVMSNYPTGYRYAADNMWTSASADDLLPGIRRIIDTLPPHPSHFLWLNWGPSPARQDMAYSLEDDIYLAMYTVWRDAADDERYADWACSNMAAMAHLATGIQLADENLGQRPARFATDDAMARLDRVRAQYDPDGRFHSWMGRV encoded by the coding sequence ATGCCAGTCCCATCTGGTCGCTCCTTCACCCGCTCCGACGACGGATACGAGACTGCCCGGTGCGCGACCGTCTGGAATGCGCGCACCCCGGCCCGCTATCCCGAAGTGGTGGTACAAGCCGCAGACGTCGATGACGTCGTCGCCGCGCTGCGCTATGCGGCCGCACACGACCTCCAAGTCGGCGTCCGCTCGGGCGGTCACAGCTGGGCAGGTAATCACGTGCGCGACGGCGGCATGCTGCTCGACGTCAGTCGCCTGGACGACTGCACCATCGACGCCGAGCGCATGACCGCGGTCGTCGGGCCCGGAAAAGGCGGCAGCCTGCTGGCCGCGGACCTGGAGGCACAGAACCTGTTCTTCCCGGCCGGACATTGCAAGGGCGTGTGCGTCGGCGGATACCTGCTGCAGGGCGGATACGGCTGGAACAGCCGCATTCTCGGACCGGCTTGCGAAAGCGTCATCGGACTGGATGTGGTGACCGCCGACGGCGAGCGGATTCACTGCAGTCCGGACAGTCACCCCGAGATGTACTGGGCGGCACGAGGTTCAGGGCCCGGATTCTTCGGTGTGGTGACCGCGTTCCACCTCAAGGTGTATGCGCGCCCTGCCATCTGCGGCAGCAGCCTTTACGTGTATCCGATCGAGTTGGTTGACGAGATCTTCACGTGGGCCAGGGCGATCAGCGCCGACGTCGACCGACGGGTGGAGTTGCAGATCGTCGCGTCGAAAAGCGTGCCCGGCGCGGGAATCGAGCAGCCCGGGATCGTCATGGCGTCACCGGTGTTCGCGGATTCGGAGGACGAAGCGTTGCAAGCGTTGGCGCTGCTCGATACCTGCCCGGTGCGCGACCGGGCCGTCGTCGCGGTCCCATACGCGCCCGCCGACCTCGCGACTTGGTACGAGGGGGTGATGAGCAACTATCCGACCGGCTACCGCTACGCCGCCGACAACATGTGGACGTCGGCATCCGCGGACGACCTGCTGCCCGGGATCCGCCGCATCATCGACACTCTGCCCCCGCACCCGTCGCACTTCCTGTGGTTGAACTGGGGCCCTTCGCCGGCCCGCCAGGACATGGCGTACAGCCTCGAAGACGACATCTACCTCGCAATGTATACGGTTTGGCGCGACGCCGCCGACGACGAGCGCTACGCGGACTGGGCCTGCTCGAACATGGCGGCCATGGCGCATTTGGCCACCGGTATCCAACTCGCTGACGAGAACCTCGGACAGCGACCGGCCCGATTCGCCACCGACGACGCGATGGCCCGCCTCGACCGCGTGCGCGCGCAGTACGACCCCGACGGGCGCTTCCACAGCTGGATGGGCAGGGTGTGA
- the iclR_2 gene encoding regulatory proteins IclR encodes MLRRAAAALDEIAAAPGRLRLVDLGAQLGLAKSTARRLLVGLVEVGFAAVDDQGRFSLGDRLLGLGSADVAGLAALFRPTLEQVATTTEETVDLSVLRGGEMLFIDQLESAHRLRAVSAVGMRFPLESTANGKAATALLNGSTEVAFDRDEHTVGISAAGVAGRTAGGHVVAISVPAPTERFATHEKRIVAALTAAAATAPWSR; translated from the coding sequence GTGCTGCGCCGCGCAGCAGCCGCCCTGGACGAGATCGCGGCGGCGCCCGGCCGCCTGCGGCTGGTGGATCTAGGCGCTCAGCTGGGCCTGGCCAAGTCGACGGCGCGCCGACTGCTCGTCGGATTGGTGGAGGTCGGCTTCGCGGCGGTCGACGACCAGGGCCGGTTCTCGCTCGGGGATCGGCTGCTCGGCCTCGGAAGCGCCGACGTGGCGGGACTGGCAGCGTTGTTCCGCCCGACGCTCGAGCAGGTCGCGACGACCACCGAGGAGACAGTCGATCTGTCGGTGCTGCGGGGCGGCGAGATGTTGTTCATCGACCAGCTGGAGTCGGCGCATCGGCTGCGCGCGGTGTCGGCGGTCGGCATGCGCTTTCCGCTGGAGTCGACGGCCAACGGCAAGGCGGCGACGGCGCTGTTGAACGGGTCGACCGAGGTGGCGTTCGACCGTGACGAGCACACCGTCGGGATTTCGGCCGCCGGCGTGGCCGGGCGTACGGCCGGCGGACACGTCGTCGCCATCTCGGTGCCCGCGCCGACCGAACGGTTCGCGACCCACGAAAAGCGGATCGTCGCCGCGCTGACGGCGGCGGCCGCGACGGCGCCCTGGTCGAGATGA
- a CDS encoding putative O-methyltransferase — translation MSDPDSKTLDELFNRILHTEDDALRAARESGNAAGMPPIEVSGQHGKLLYLLASLSSATRVLEIGTLAGYSTINLARGVGPDGHVVTLEYDPKHADIAKENFARAGVQDRIEIIVGAALDTLPMLADRGDVFDLAFIDADKENNVAYVEWAIKLGKPGSIIVVDNIARFGRVLEPAADDAQARAVREMLEMMGDHPQLETAAIQTVGLKGWDGFAVARIVE, via the coding sequence ATGTCCGACCCCGACTCGAAGACGCTCGACGAGCTTTTCAACCGCATCCTGCATACCGAGGACGACGCCCTGCGCGCCGCGCGCGAGTCCGGCAACGCCGCAGGCATGCCGCCCATCGAGGTGTCCGGTCAGCACGGCAAGCTTCTCTATCTATTGGCGTCGCTGTCCTCGGCCACCCGCGTCCTGGAGATCGGCACCCTTGCTGGCTACAGCACCATCAACCTCGCCCGCGGCGTCGGGCCGGACGGCCACGTCGTCACCTTGGAATACGACCCCAAGCACGCCGACATCGCCAAGGAAAACTTCGCCCGCGCGGGCGTACAGGATCGCATCGAGATCATCGTCGGCGCAGCCCTCGACACACTGCCGATGCTGGCCGACCGCGGCGACGTCTTCGATCTGGCCTTCATCGACGCCGACAAGGAGAACAACGTCGCCTACGTCGAGTGGGCCATCAAACTCGGCAAGCCAGGCTCAATCATCGTGGTGGACAACATCGCTCGTTTCGGCCGCGTACTCGAGCCGGCAGCCGATGACGCCCAGGCCCGCGCCGTGCGCGAGATGCTCGAGATGATGGGCGACCATCCGCAACTGGAAACCGCCGCGATACAGACCGTCGGGCTCAAAGGCTGGGACGGCTTCGCCGTCGCCCGCATCGTCGAATAG
- a CDS encoding translation initiation factor IF-2, whose amino-acid sequence MTETLRIDTDLVLEAGGRLRAVADAIPEPPASFKPAGEDALSTAIAAKVNEVVDPAIAQLPVAKAELAKYAQNVVNAANTYDAVDRQIAEDIRKRVESISDATGASGAVGGVSGAALGAKPSSDSTPSVGEGPGTAL is encoded by the coding sequence ATGACTGAGACGCTGCGAATCGATACCGACCTGGTGCTCGAAGCCGGTGGGCGGTTGCGTGCGGTCGCGGATGCCATCCCCGAGCCGCCGGCTTCGTTCAAGCCGGCGGGTGAAGATGCTTTGTCGACGGCGATCGCTGCCAAGGTGAATGAAGTGGTCGACCCGGCGATCGCGCAGCTGCCCGTCGCCAAGGCGGAGTTGGCGAAGTACGCGCAGAACGTCGTCAACGCTGCCAACACCTACGACGCGGTTGACCGGCAGATCGCCGAAGACATACGCAAGCGCGTCGAATCGATCAGTGATGCGACGGGGGCGAGCGGCGCGGTCGGCGGTGTGTCTGGTGCCGCCTTAGGGGCGAAGCCATCCTCGGACTCGACGCCTTCGGTCGGGGAGGGACCGGGGACGGCGCTGTGA
- the espK gene encoding ESX-1 secretion-associated protein EspK — protein sequence MGFYWVTGLAKDGTIVVANNYGLGYIPEDVKLPDRVKMATADEGIPAHVRGSWATYPILALHGWAQHHNTELRAVIATEDQFKGFDPGAPRIVLRPDDIPEKGRMDGRHRLQVISPDAATKLAAITPTGLSEVLPPPPTDATPPEDRRALLWFEVFRPLLSNSPDRAPVQLQCFVTYADHAQELALHRAHTATDAADQRAAIADWIYWQHLSVLMQDAIATDATV from the coding sequence ATGGGGTTCTACTGGGTCACCGGCCTCGCCAAAGACGGGACCATTGTCGTCGCCAATAACTATGGCCTCGGCTACATCCCCGAGGATGTCAAACTGCCCGACCGCGTCAAGATGGCCACTGCCGACGAAGGGATCCCCGCTCATGTTCGCGGATCATGGGCAACGTATCCGATCCTCGCACTTCATGGTTGGGCACAGCACCACAACACCGAACTCCGCGCCGTCATCGCCACCGAGGACCAGTTCAAGGGCTTCGACCCCGGCGCACCCCGAATCGTCCTGCGTCCCGACGATATCCCCGAGAAAGGCCGGATGGATGGCCGTCATCGCCTCCAGGTGATATCCCCCGATGCAGCAACTAAGTTGGCCGCTATCACGCCCACCGGCCTCTCCGAGGTGCTGCCTCCACCGCCCACCGACGCCACTCCCCCAGAGGACCGCCGCGCCCTGCTGTGGTTCGAGGTCTTCCGTCCCTTGCTCAGCAACTCACCAGACCGCGCCCCGGTCCAGTTGCAGTGCTTCGTCACCTATGCCGACCACGCCCAGGAACTGGCGCTACACCGAGCACATACCGCGACCGATGCCGCCGACCAGCGCGCCGCCATCGCCGACTGGATCTACTGGCAGCACCTGAGCGTCCTCATGCAGGACGCGATCGCCACCGACGCCACCGTCTAA